TAGCTACCGGTAAAGAATTATGGAACTCCGAATTGTACCAGGATTTAATTCCGAAAGGCGGTACTAAAACGGAAGAAGGAACCGATCAAGGCGAATTAGAAACAGTAAAATACATTGATGAATTAGACTCGTTTTTAATCTCACAAAGAAATTCTGTGATTTTGGTAAAAGCCAATACCGGAGAGAAAATTTGGGAAACCAACCGTTTCAAAGGTGGCGTGGGTAAATATGTATACGATGCCAAACGCAATGAAATCATCATGGTCAATTTCAAACCAACGGCTCTGGGCGCTTTGTTCTCCGGATTTAAAAACCAATTGGTAAGAATCAATGCGGCTAACGGAGATGTGCTTTGGGACGCTACTTTCCTTGGTACTATTGAGAAAGAGTTGGTAACCCGTCGTGCCATTATTGATTTATGGATAAAAGGCGATAAAATATTCATGTACTTAGACGGTATGAATGTTTACGACTACAACACGGGTCAAAAAATTTGGAATGTGAACTACGAAAACGATATGGCCGGTGCCAATGGCGGTTTGTTCAGTGGAGGAAAACGTTCTAAAATTTACAGAACTATTGCCGATCCTTTGTTTACTAATGATGCTGTTTACATTGTAATCTTGGGAACAAGAGACAGAACCAAATATGTAGAGAAACATGACTTAAATTCCGGAAAACTAATTTGGGCTTCAGAAAAAATAACAGGCGCATTTTGTATGCCAAATATCTACTTGGCCGGTGATAAAGTTTTGGTGCAAGTTGGAGGTAAAGTGCAAGTGCAAGAGTATAGATTAGAAGAAACTTCCAGCGGACTATCAGCAGGATTAGCACTTGGTGGTTTTGGCGGCGGTACTGCTAAACAATGGGTGCCTTACATCTACTGGGATTACAAAGCTCAAAAGAACTCTGTATTGTGTTTAGATGATAAAACCGGAACTACCGCTTGGCGTTCAGAGAAGTTTGATAAAAGAATTACGGATTTGATTTTAGATGATAACAAAACGGTTTTCGTTGGGGATGGCGACGAATTTTACAGCTATGATATTGCCAGCGGAAAACAATTGTACGATGTAAAACACAACGATGCCAGAGTAGGTAAAGCTACTGATGTTATTGATTTTGATGATAAAGTGGTAGTGCTTTCCGAAAAAGGATTAGCGGCCTACAACAAAAAAGACGGTTCCCGCGCTTATGCTTCTGAGAAAATAAAAGGAGTTGATTATTTCTACCACATCGGGGATAATTATTTCTTAAGAGATCAAAGAAACAGCAAAAACATCATCTATGGTATTGATATGACTAACGGAGAAACTAAAGGATCTGTACAGTCAAAAGGAAAAGGTGGTAGCCCAAAATACGGTGCCGGTATTGATATCACTTCAGATGGAGAATACATTTTTGCGTTCAAAGGCAAAAAAGTAGAAAAGATTAAAGTGAATAACTAAATAATTGTGGATTTTTTGGATTGGGGCTATGAATTGTATTTGTAGCCCTTTTTTAATCAGTATAATTATGAAAAAAATACTATTTCTTAGTTCCTTGCTTTTAGTTCTTTTCTCTTTGAATGCTCAGCAAGTACAATGGGCCAGTAAAGCCATTAAATTTTCTTCTGATTTGGGTGGAAAACAAAACGGTGTTAAAAGAATTTTAGGAAGACCCGATGCTTTTCCGCAAGGCGGTCTAAGTCCCAATGCCTGGATGCCGAAAGATGCTCTGAAAGGCTATGAATGGGTAGAAGTGGGTTTTGAGAATCCACAAACGGTAAAACAAGTTGCTGTTTTTGAAAACTTGAATGCAGGCTGTGTAGTCAGAATAGCTGTAGATAACGGTTCCGGAAAATACCAAACCGTTTGGTCACGTAAAGTTAATTACAAAACGCCCACATTTAAAGCCGCTATTCCGGCGGACAGAAAATATTATTTCAAACGCAAAAGAAGAAAAATACAAGAAGCTCCCGAAGTACTCAATCCCGGTATTGAAAATGCAATATTGGAGGAAGCTGTTTCAGGCGTTGTGGCGGTTCGGGTTGAATTTAATTTTGCGCTCCTGCCGGGCCAAAAGCAAATAGACGCTATAGGTATTTCTGATTCCGAAATTCCATTGGAGGCCAAAATCAATACAATACCGGCTTTTGAAACGTTAGCCTCAGCCGAAGTAGTTTCAGTCGGTAATTTAATTCCGTCCTGCGTTGTGGTTTCACCCAATGGACAAAAACTCTTTTTCACCGATGAAACAAATGACAAAGAAATTATCTATTCCTGTAGCAAACAAAATGGGCAATGGTCCGCTCCGGTAGCAGAAAGCGATTTATTGAATACCAATAACAGCTATAATTTTTTAGCAGCCTGCCAAACGGATTTTTTCTTAAAAAGCGGTAAAAGTTTTGCCAAAGGAACCGGAGAAACCGGCTATGAATTTTTGGATAAAAACTACCAACCCATAGGCTTGCTGAAAATTGCTGCCTATGCCAATTACGATGAAACCTCTTCTGTTTCTATGACAGCAGATGCCAAAACCCTTGTGATGGGAATTGAAACGGATATGACTCAAGGCGGACACGATTTGTATTTTGCGACAAAAAAGGAAGACGGAACTTATACATATTTGCAAAATCTGGGAAAACAAGTTAATTCAGCCGGAGAAGAAGCTTCGCCTTGTTTACTGTCCGACCAACGCACTTTGCTTTTTAGTAGTGACGGATTCAGTTCTATAGGGGATAATGATATTTATGTTTCTTACCGCTTGGATGATACCTGGAAAAAATGGTCAGCACCAATAAATCTCGGGAGTAAAGTGAATTCTAATGATTACGATGGCAATCCATTTTATGATGAAAAAGCCGAAGTGCTCTATTTTACTTCATTAATAGAAGGGAAACAAGTAATTAAGGCCATTGCTATTTCAAAAGAAAAGCTTCTCTACAAGCAATAACGGTTAAATACGACATGTGCCGTATTGATTACAAGAAGTTTAAGAGACAAATTTGTCCCATAACTTAAACTTAAATAATTATGAAAACAAGTAAACAATTTGGATTAGCCCTTTTACTTTCTTTAACCGCTTTAGTGACATCATGCTCCAGCAGCGATAGTTCAGGAGGTGGGGGTTTTAGTGGTCCGGCTACAGGAACTTTTGTAAAAGCCAAAGTAGATGGGTCAGCCGTTTTAGCCGAAGGTCAATTTGCCAACGGAGGATACAATAGCGGTAATTTAGTTTTACAAGGGTTCTCCTTAGAAGGGAAATCGGTTAACATTCAAATTTATGCCCTTGACGGAACATTGGACGTGGGAACTTATGATTTGAGCGAAGCCAATTCAGAAGATGTTGTAGTAGGAGGCTTGTCGCTCATTGATGTTAATACCAGTACAATGTCCTCTACTACTTATAGTTCCAATTTTTGTTCCTCTTCAACCGGTTCGGTGCAAATTACTTTTGTAGATGATACCAAAATCGAAGGAACCTTTAGTTTTAACGGAAAAGAGGTTAAAGAAAATGACGACTGTTCCGGAGGCACCAAAAGTGTTACCGAAGGATCATTTCGCTTAGAATTATAATCTAACCTTGTTTAACTTTTATCACTAAACAAAATGAAAACAATAAAAAAATAGGAGTAGTTTTATTTGTTATGGCAACTATGGTAATGGTGTCATCGTGTAGCAGTGACAGTAGCAGTAGTTCCAGTTCATCGGCAGGAGTAACCTTTAAAGTTGACGGAACCGCAACAACTGCAGAAACTGTACAGGCAACACTTTATACCAATGTTGTAGCCGGAGGAAGATATATTGACATTTACGGATTTCAAGGAGAGGACCAAATCTTAGAGTTCCACTTTCCGGCTAAAATCGGGAATTTTGCCGCGCAACAATCGTTTGATATGACTACTTCTTGGCTGACTTATTTAACGAATGATGGGGCTAATTTTCCGGGAGATTATTTTAATTCCACTTCAGGAACTATTAATGTTACGACTTGCGATACGATTAATAATAAAATAGTAGCCACCTTTAATTTTGTCGGAAACAATTCAACTGTAAATAAAACGATTACTGAAGGTAGTCTGAATATCAGCGGAATTACGCACCAATAAAAATTTATTTCTAATTGATTGTTTTGAACTTTTTTTAATGATTTATATAATTACTCTTTTAGCCATTTTCTTCTTGGTATTGATAGTCTATCTGTTAGATAAAATTCAAACAGACCGATTGAAATATCAGGCGAAGCTTCAAGTTTTGGAAGAGTTTATTGTGCATATCAGTAAAGAACATCGGGTTCAAAACAATCAATTACAAGTTACCGAAGAATTAAAACAAAAAATGAAAGTGATTAATACCACACTCAATAAAGAACTATTTGATTTGAATTACCAATTGTTTGAAGAGTTAGCCTCAAGAAAATAAAAGAGCAATGTTGAAAATTTTAACATTTATGCTATATTTATACTATAAAATCTTCAAATGAACAGAATTTTACTTTGTGGCTATTTCTTGTTTTGTTGTATTTCATTTACCAAAGCACAAGAAATAAAAAAAATACTAATCAAGGCCTATACTTCACAGGATTCTTCTGATTACTATTTTAAAATAGCCAAAAAGAACATTAAATCCACCGCCGATGAAGCCGAATATTATTTCTGCAAAAATGCCCGTTGCGGAGATTACAGTCAGCCCGATAGTGCTATTTATTATGGAGAAAAAGCCATCGGAATGTTCCAAAAAACAGAAGGCAAAGATGCCTTACTGACGCTCTATAATAACATGTCCAAAGTGTATCGTAAAAATGGCCAATACGATAAAGCTATCAGCTATTCTCTTGATGGATTAAAATTAGCCGAAGCCAACAAAAAAGACAATTGGATTGCTTTCTTTAATACCAATTTATCACTCACCTATCACGATTTTGAGAGCTATAAGAAAGGCGTTTATTATGGTAAGAAGGCATTGAATATTTGGTTAGCAAATAAAAAAACCAGCCCTCAATATATCAGCAATACACTCAATGCCATAGCTATAAATTATGATGACTGGAAAAAACCGGACAGCGCTTTGTATTATCACAAAAAAGTTTTTAAATACATCAAAGGCAAAGATACACTCAATATTTCGGATACTTACAACAATATTGGGAACACTTTATTAAAACAAAAAAAATACAAAGAAGCTCAAAAATGGATTGCCACTTCGCTTAAAATATGTGATGTCAATTTTGTTAATGGTAACGAAACCAAAGATTTTAATTATTACTACGAAAGAGCTACGTGCTACACTAATTTGGCTACCATTGCTTACCAATTGGATGACTTTACCAAGGCAGAGAAACTATTTAAAACGGCTTATGAATATGCCAAAAAAAGCAACAGTGCCGAAAAATTACGAGATTATTATTTTCAGAAAGCCGAATTTGAAAAGAAACGCAATAATTTAGAAAAAACGGTTGAAGAACAGGAAAATTATATCAAGCTCAGAGACTCTGTTTTTGATGTAGAACGCGAACAACGCTTCTCCGAACTCGAAGCCAAATACCAAAACGAAAAGAAAGAAAAACTACTCCTGAAATCAAAAACAAAAATTCTGGAGAAGGAAAACGAAATCCGCAAGAAAAATATTCAGTTCATTATTCTGACCGGCATAATCTTGGGTATTCTGATTGTGTCCTATTTGGTTTATTACCGCCAAAAACTCAAAAACAAACAGCAGCAACAGGAATTTGAACTCAAATCGGCGATTACCAAAATCGAAACGCAAAATAAATTGCAGGAACAACGATTGCAAATTTCAAGAGATTTACACGATAATATCGGCTCGCAATTGACGTTCATTATATCCTCTGTTGATAACATCAAATATGCTTTTGATTTGCAAAATGCCAAGCTCGATACCAAATTGAGTACCATCAGTACCTTTGCCAAATCCACGATTATAGAGCTTCGAGACACTATTTGGGCAATGAACAAAAGCGAAATTTCGTTTGAAGATTTACAAACCCGAATTCATAATTTTATCGATAAAGCAAAAGAAGCCAAAGAAGAAATTCAGTTTCGTTTTGAAATTGATCCCGATTTGAAAAATATAACCTTCACTTCCCTGGAAGGCATGAATATTTACCGTACAATTCAGGAAGGAATCAACAACAGTATAAAATATGCCGAAGCTTCTCAAATCCTAATTAAAATTGTTCCGGATGCCCATGCGATTAAGATTCTCGTTGAAGATAACGGCAAAGGATTTAATATAGAAAACATTGAATTGGGTAACGGAATCGCCAATATGAAAAAAAGAATTGCTGATGTTGGCGGCACTTTCGAAATACATGCTGCAATGGATGCCGGTACCAGTATTGCCATTACATTACCTAATCGAAAGGGATAAAGTTTGGGAAGTAGAAAAGAATTAAATACGGCATCTGTCGTATTTTTTTTTTGAGTGTAAGACATCACATTTGTAAAAGCAATCCATGATCGATTTTAAAATTTAAAAACAGGTTGTTTTTATTGTTGTCCTTTTCAAACTTTGATTTCGTCAAGCAAAATCAATTTGTTTGGAAAGGACTTTTTTTCATCTGAATTACTTAAATTTATTAAATAATTTGGTTTTAAGTGCATTTTAATAAAGCAAAAATAACTTTCGTTTTCCTCTTTCTGCTCCTGACGGGGCTTTCAGTCTGTGCTCAAAAAAGATAACTCGAGACCAAATTGATTCTATCAACAACATGCAGTACGATGTTAAAATTGCTAACACCACCCAATCCGTTAACTGGTTTACACAAAATTTAATCAATGCTCAAAAACTAAAATACCATCAAGGCATTGCCGACTCTTACGCTAACTTAGGTTTGGTTTATTACTTTCAAGGGAAGTATGATAAGAATACAAATTGCATGCTCCATGCGATTCGTTGGTACGACAAGTTGAAGCTAACAAAAAAATTAGCGGGAGCTTATGCGGAATATGGCTATCAGCTCAAAAAACGCGACATGAAAATGGCGTTGTATAATATGCAAAAAGGCATGAAAATGGCTGAAGCCAATGGTGATGAAGGCGCGCTGATGGCTATTTATGACAACTATGGTGTTTTGAAAGAAATGAAAGATGAACTGGATAGCGCCTTGTTTTTCTACCAAAGAGCTATGGTTTTAAAAGAAAAAAGGAAGGATGAAATCGGCATTCCGTATAGTGCTAACAAAATTGCTTTTGTAAAGTTAATGCAAAAGAAACCGGAAGACGCCAAGCGGCTTTTTGATTATGCCTACCAAATTCGGCTCAAGATAAATGACATTTTCGGTATTGCTGAAAACCTAAATTTTTATGGCTATTATTTCAAAGAAATAGGAAAAGATAAAGAAGCCATTGTTTATTTTAAAAAAGCCATACTGTGGAGCCAAAAAAATCATTATCCATCCTTGTTAGAAGATAATTATAGAGGATTGTCTGAAGTTTATGAAAACAATAACGACTTTAAAAATGCTTTAGTCAATTACAAAAATCATGTACTGAGCAAAGACAGCATCATGAATACCGATATCAGAACCAAACAAGCCGAGTTAGATACACAATACCAAACCGAACAAAAAGAAAAGGAAATCCTGCTGCAAAGGGCCCAAATTGCGGAAAAAAACATCTGGATTTTGGGGGCTTTCTCTTTAGCACTTTTTGCGATTTTGATAGGCTTTATCTTTTTCAATCGTCAAAAGCTAAAAACGATTCAATTGCAAAAAGACAACGAATTAAAAGATGCGTTGCTGAAAATTGAAACCCAAACTAAATTACAGGAACAACGACTCCGAATCTCCAGAGATTTGCACGACAATATCGGGGCACAACTCACGTTTATCATTTCTTCTTTAGATAATTTGAAATATGGTT
Above is a genomic segment from Flavobacterium phycosphaerae containing:
- a CDS encoding tetratricopeptide repeat-containing sensor histidine kinase; the protein is MNRILLCGYFLFCCISFTKAQEIKKILIKAYTSQDSSDYYFKIAKKNIKSTADEAEYYFCKNARCGDYSQPDSAIYYGEKAIGMFQKTEGKDALLTLYNNMSKVYRKNGQYDKAISYSLDGLKLAEANKKDNWIAFFNTNLSLTYHDFESYKKGVYYGKKALNIWLANKKTSPQYISNTLNAIAINYDDWKKPDSALYYHKKVFKYIKGKDTLNISDTYNNIGNTLLKQKKYKEAQKWIATSLKICDVNFVNGNETKDFNYYYERATCYTNLATIAYQLDDFTKAEKLFKTAYEYAKKSNSAEKLRDYYFQKAEFEKKRNNLEKTVEEQENYIKLRDSVFDVEREQRFSELEAKYQNEKKEKLLLKSKTKILEKENEIRKKNIQFIILTGIILGILIVSYLVYYRQKLKNKQQQQEFELKSAITKIETQNKLQEQRLQISRDLHDNIGSQLTFIISSVDNIKYAFDLQNAKLDTKLSTISTFAKSTIIELRDTIWAMNKSEISFEDLQTRIHNFIDKAKEAKEEIQFRFEIDPDLKNITFTSLEGMNIYRTIQEGINNSIKYAEASQILIKIVPDAHAIKILVEDNGKGFNIENIELGNGIANMKKRIADVGGTFEIHAAMDAGTSIAITLPNRKG
- a CDS encoding tetratricopeptide repeat-containing sensor histidine kinase, with the protein product MQYDVKIANTTQSVNWFTQNLINAQKLKYHQGIADSYANLGLVYYFQGKYDKNTNCMLHAIRWYDKLKLTKKLAGAYAEYGYQLKKRDMKMALYNMQKGMKMAEANGDEGALMAIYDNYGVLKEMKDELDSALFFYQRAMVLKEKRKDEIGIPYSANKIAFVKLMQKKPEDAKRLFDYAYQIRLKINDIFGIAENLNFYGYYFKEIGKDKEAIVYFKKAILWSQKNHYPSLLEDNYRGLSEVYENNNDFKNALVNYKNHVLSKDSIMNTDIRTKQAELDTQYQTEQKEKEILLQRAQIAEKNIWILGAFSLALFAILIGFIFFNRQKLKTIQLQKDNELKDALLKIETQTKLQEQRLRISRDLHDNIGAQLTFIISSLDNLKYGFHITDERLEEKLSSISGFTKETIYELRDTIWAMNKDEITFEDLKSRISNFIGKAKLASQDIEFEFNCDDQLKANVFSSVEGMNVYRIIQEAINNSLKHARASKITVTIFKEKDTFQITINDNGKGFDEAEILSGNGMNNLKKRAKELNGEITITSQEQSGTTVILCFKKP
- a CDS encoding DUF6252 family protein, producing MKTSKQFGLALLLSLTALVTSCSSSDSSGGGGFSGPATGTFVKAKVDGSAVLAEGQFANGGYNSGNLVLQGFSLEGKSVNIQIYALDGTLDVGTYDLSEANSEDVVVGGLSLIDVNTSTMSSTTYSSNFCSSSTGSVQITFVDDTKIEGTFSFNGKEVKENDDCSGGTKSVTEGSFRLEL
- a CDS encoding outer membrane protein assembly factor BamB family protein, producing MKKSTLVMMTLVLAVTLPANAQFGKLLGKGKSAGKKSGSFATVWESEFDNKATRLALCDGDGQYIIGTDDNSASVIDANGKAIWNGDYKKLTTNKTNNSEYQYTIWKEKGGYLFLFDKRSLGTDRVAVLDLATGKELWNSELYQDLIPKGGTKTEEGTDQGELETVKYIDELDSFLISQRNSVILVKANTGEKIWETNRFKGGVGKYVYDAKRNEIIMVNFKPTALGALFSGFKNQLVRINAANGDVLWDATFLGTIEKELVTRRAIIDLWIKGDKIFMYLDGMNVYDYNTGQKIWNVNYENDMAGANGGLFSGGKRSKIYRTIADPLFTNDAVYIVILGTRDRTKYVEKHDLNSGKLIWASEKITGAFCMPNIYLAGDKVLVQVGGKVQVQEYRLEETSSGLSAGLALGGFGGGTAKQWVPYIYWDYKAQKNSVLCLDDKTGTTAWRSEKFDKRITDLILDDNKTVFVGDGDEFYSYDIASGKQLYDVKHNDARVGKATDVIDFDDKVVVLSEKGLAAYNKKDGSRAYASEKIKGVDYFYHIGDNYFLRDQRNSKNIIYGIDMTNGETKGSVQSKGKGGSPKYGAGIDITSDGEYIFAFKGKKVEKIKVNN